The following DNA comes from Winogradskyella sp. PG-2.
GAATTCATATTACGATTTTGTAAATGAGAATCCGTTTGTATCACCAACATTATTTATAGCTCCAACTGATCAGCGCTATAAAGGAAGTTTAGGAATAAAGGGAAAACTATCTAATAATGTGAGTTATAACATTAAAGGTAATTATTATGCAGAAAAAGGTAAAGCGCTTTTTAAAGCTAATGAAGCACAAACCTTCGCCACTGAAAATTATCAGTACGGCAATTCATTTGGTGTAGTTTATGATGATGTCACTACTTTTTCTGTGGCTGGTGAGCTAAATATTGATGTTAATAGAAATTTCACGTTAGGCATTAAAGGAGAGTATTTTAATTATAATACAGATATGCAAGCAGAACCATGGAATTTACCTGACATCATAGGCTCTATATTCTTAGATTTTCAGATTTCAGAAAAATGGTATGCTGGTGCTAGCACTTATTATGTAGGAGAACGTAAAGATCAAAGTACACTAGTTGATGCATTTATACAAGATGCTCCAATTACAATAACTTTAGATAGTTATTTTGATGCCAATGCACATTTAGGTTATAAAATTAATGATCAGCTATCAGTTTTTGGTAAGGTTAATAATATTGCTAATCAAGATTACCAGCGTTATTTAAAGTTTCCAGTTCAGGGGATTCAAGCATTAGCAGGTGCTACTTATCAATTTGATTTTTAATGTAATTTGCATCCTAAAATTCGTTTAGATTTTTAGTCTAGAGATACAAGATATTTTAAAGCGTTTCGATTCGGAACGCTTTTCTTATTTTTACATAGCTTTTAAACCAATATTATGAAAAAACTAACCTTACTTTTATTTCTAATAACAATAGTTTCTTGTCAAAAAGATAAAGAGCAGACAGACTTAATAGTTACAAATGCAAATATCTACACTGTAGATTCAGACTTTAATACGGCAGAAGCTTTTGCAGTGAATAATGGAAAAATTATAGCAGTTGGAAGTCAAAATGAAATTGAAGGCAAATACAAGTCAGTAAATACTATAAATGCAGAGGGTAAAACTATTGTGCCTGGATTAATTGATGCTCATTGTCATTTTTTAGGTTTAGGGTTTAATCAACAAGCTGTTGATTTAGTTGGAACAAAAAGTTTTGAAGAAGTAGTGCAACGTGTTACCGATTTTCAGAATTTAAAGAATAGAGACTTTATACAGGGACGAGGTTGGGATCAAAATGATTGGGAAGACAAAAAATTTCCGACTAAAACACTTTTAGATAAATTATATCCAGATATTCCAATAGCATTAACTCGAATCGATGGTCATGCAATATTATGTAATCAAGCAGCTTTAGATTTAGGTAATGTTACTGCAGATAGTAAAGTCGATGGAGGAGAAGTGGTGATTGAAAATGGCGAGTTAACAGGAGTATTGGTAGATAATGCAGAATTGTTAGTGATGAATTATTGGCCAAAGCCTACAAAAAAAGATAATATAGAAGCTTTGTTAGCAGCACAAAAAATATGTTTCGATTTAGGGTTGACAACTGTAGATGATGCAGGTTTAAGTAGAGCATCTATTGAACTTATCGATAGTCTTCAACGATCGGGTGATTTAAAAATGCGAATCTATGCCATGATCTCAGCATCAGAAGATCATCTTGATTATTATTTAAAAAGAGATGTTTTGAAAACCGAGCGCTTAAATGTTAGTTCATTTAAGTTTTACGCAGATGGGGCATTAGGATCTAGAGGAGCTATGTTACGAGAGCCTTATAGTGATAAACCAGGTCATTTGGGTCTATTGGTTACAGATATAGAAACTTTTAATATTGCTGCTGAGCGTATCTCTAATTCAAAATATCAAATGAATACGCATGCAATTGGTGATTCAGCAAATCATGCAGTTTTACAAACCTATAATAAGGTTTTAGAAGGAAAAAAGGATAGAAGATGGAGAGTGGAACATGCGCAAGTGGTCTCACAAGAAGATTTTGAATTATATAAAAATGTATTCCCATCTATACAACCAACACATGCAACTAGTGATATGTATTGGGCAGAAGATAGAGTAGGAGAAGAGCGAATAAAAGGTGCTTATGCATATAAAAAATTATTAAATGCATATGGAAAAGTCGCATTAGGTACAGATTTTCCTGTAGAACGTGTTAGTCCGTTTTTAACCTTTTATGCAGCTGTATCTAGACAAGATTTAAAGCAATATCCTGAAGGAGGTTTTCAAATGAAAGATGCATTAAGTAGAGAAGAAACTTTAAAAGGAATGACCATTTGGGCAGCCTATTCTAATTTTGAAGAAAATGAAAAAGGAAGTATAGAAGTCGGTAAGTTAGCAGACTTTATCATCTTAGATAAAGATATTATGAAAGTTGATGTTAATGAAATCCCTAATATAAATGTGTTGAAGACTATTGTTGGAGGAGAAGAGCAGTAGTTTTCATGAAAATTAATTTTAAAGAGATTGCGATATTTATATATTTAATAGCGTTAATAGTTCCCAGTTTTAAAGGAGCTTCAGGTCTTTATGGTTTTTTTGCTCTCATTCTAGGATGGATTGGTATAGCTGATTTTAATGTTTTTATTGCTTTTCCATGGTTTGCTAATATCTTATTTTTTATTGTATTAATATTTTATAAAATGAAATGGAAATACAAACTAACATTAACTATCCTAGCAATAATTTTTGGGTTATTTACTTTTGGAATACAAAAAATTCCAGCTGATGAAAGTGTTGGATATTATACAGTTTCAGTTGGATTAGGGTTTCTTTTTTGGATGTTCAGTTTCCTTTTATTACTTATTTCGATAATTAGAGATAAGTTAATTTCGCCAAATAATCAAAATGCTCTCCATCTATAACTTTTTCACATTTTAAACCGACAACTTCACAAGCTGTTTTTAATGTTTCAAAGTCAAGGTACAACCATTTCATTGGGACTTCCCTTTCTCCTTTATAACTGATATAATAATCGAGTTCACCAAAATAACGCTCAGAGAAGTACTCATCATACATGTAAGAGATGTCAGAAGAATCTAAAAGGATTTGTCCATTAGGATTTAATAATGATTTTAAATGCTTTAAGTATTTAGATGTCTGAGTTAATTCTTGAAAGATTCCAGTACCATTCATTAAGAGGAGGATAGTATCAAAAGTTTCAGTTTCATTGAGTAAAGGTGATAATTCAACATTTATAACTCCACGTTTTTTTGCAACTTCAATAGCACCTTTAGAACTGTCAATTGATTTTACTTTAAAGTCTTTATTCTGCAACCATAAAGAATGACTACCAGTACCACAACCAATATCTAAAACCTTTCCTTTGCATAATTGCAACGCTTTCTGCTCTAATTTTGACATTTCAGAATAGGCTCTAAACAAATAGTTAAGTGGTAATTCATCCTTATCTGAAATATTAGTCCAAGTAATAATATCTTCGGAATAATTTCCTGATTGGTAATCTAATAGTGCTTTTCCAAAGATGTCTTTCATGTTTAATTTCTCTATAATTATCTCGGTTCAACATCATATATAAATCCTTATTTTTACAATATGCAAAACCAAATCGATAATCTGCCAAAGTTAGCCAAAGATAAGCACAAGGAGAATAAAGCTTTCTTTACTAAGCTTAAAAAGAAACAGCCTAAGCAATTAGATTATCTAATGCAAGAGTTGCATGAGGAAGAGTTTGACCGCACTGATTGTTTAGAATGCGCCAATTGTTGTAAAACTACAGGGCCATTATTTACTGATAAGGATATTCAACGTATTGCAAAATCTTTCAAAATTAAAGAACAACAGTTTATTGAGACCTATTTACGACTAGATGAAGAGAATGATTATGTTCTCCAATCTGTACCATGTACATTTTTAGGTGCAGATAATTACTGTTCTATATATGATGTGAGACCTAAAGCATGCAGAGAATTTCCACATACAGATAGAAAGAAATTTCAGCAAATATCTAATTTAACATTAAACAATGTAACTATTTGTCCTGCAGCATATAATATTGTTGAAGAAATGAAAAAAAGAATTCAGTTATAATAATTTAGTTTCGGAATAATTTTTGATTCACTACAGAGTAAAAATATAAAAAATGAAAAACCACCTTCTAAAAACGTTATTTATTCTATTTACTATTAATATATCCTTTTCTCAAGCATGGATGACTGATTTAGGAATTGCTAAAAAGTTAGCTTTAGTTCAGGATAAAATGGTGTTAATGGTTTGGGAGGAATCAACAAAATATCAATATTCTGTTTTAGTAAATGACGATAAGGGAAGAACAGTTTTTATTCAGAATTTATTTGAAGACGAAAATGTAAGTCCATTAATCTGGAAACATTTTATTCCAGTTATTGTAAACGAAGATCAGTATGCTGATCTCTATTACGAAATTAAAGGAAAGCGAAATCAAAATTATATGGATAAGTTTAACGACGAATCCATTAAGATATTAGATGTTAATGGCAACATTTTAAATGCTAACGATTTCTCTGAAGATTACCAAAATATTACCAAACTTATTAAAAAATATGCTTTAAATACTGAACTTTTAAAGCCTGAGCTATTAGGTTATAGGAAAGAAAAAAACTTTTATTCAGCTTACTATTTAGCATCAAAGTATTTGGATTTTGCTCTTTTCGCCAGTCCTAATATTAGACCATCAATTATTGCATTATCAAATATATATTTAGAAGAAGCTAAATCTTTTTCAGAACAGAATACTGACGAAGATGAAATTGTTTTAAAACAAAGAAGTGACCTTTTGAAAATCCAGGAATCATTAATATTAAAACGACCTAGAAAAGTATTGAGACAGTTAAAAAAAATAAAAGCAGATACTATAGAAAATAGTAACGAAAATTTTATTGCGTTTTTATATTACACTGCTTATATGAGTTTGGAGGATTCTGAAAATGCTGAGTTATGGAAATCTAAAGTTTCTTTAGTAAATTTGAAGAAAGCTAAACTCATCATTAATCTTAATACATAATTTTTGGAAACGATTATAAACTATTTTGAAACGATTCCACCACATCATCGTGGTATCATAATTGTTAGCGGAATTACATTCTTTTGGTTATTAGAAGGTGCAATTCCTTTATTTAAATTCGATTATAAAAAATGGAAACATGCACTTCCTAATTTATTCTTTACGTTAACAACTATTATCGTTAACCTAGGTTTAGCTTGGATGTTTTTGATTGCTGCAGATTGGACACAGGCAAATGATTTCGGGATTATAAATTGGTTACTAGAAATGCCTTTATGGCTTTATGTTTTAATCGGAGTTTTACTTCTTGATTTTTTTGGTGCTTACCTAGCACATTTTGTAGAGCATAAAGTAAAACTACTATGGATGGTACATTTGGTGCATCATACAGATCATAAGGTAGATACTACAACTGCAAATAGACATCATCCTATTGAGAGTGTTATTAGATTTTCTTTTACTTTATTAGGAATACTAGTAGTAGGTACTCCTATTGCGTTGGTGATGCTGTATCAGGCTATGTCTCTAGTATTTACCCAATTTACACATGCTAATCTTAAAATGTCTAAAGGATTAGATAAAGCATTAAGTTATTTTATTGTCTCTCCAGACATGCACAAAACACATCATCATTATAGACTACCTTATACAGATTCTAATTACGGAAATATCTTCAGTATTTGGGATCGTATCTTTGGAACTTATATGTACTTAGATAGAGAGAAATTGATATATGGTGTTGATGTATTCCCCGACGAACAAAAAAATAGTAGTATTAAAGAGTTATTAAAGCAACCGTTTCAGAAGTATGAAAAACCTACGATTTCGGCTGATGTTGAAGACTAATCTTTTTATTCTCTTAACGCTTTTTTTAATGAGTTGTAATACCGAAAAGCAAATTGATATACAAGGCCACAGAGGTTGTAGAGGCTTACTGCCAGAAAATTCTTTACCAGCTTTTGAGAAGGCTATTGATTTAGGTGTAACAACTCTAGAGTTAGATATTGCAATTACAAAAAACAACAACGTTGTCGTGTCTCACGAGCCCTATATGAATAGTACAATTTGTTATAATCCTTTAGGCGAAGAAATTCCTGAAGCGATGGATAGTAAATACAATTTGTATGAAATGACACATGAAGAAATAAAAACTTTTGATTGTGGCTCAAAATTTCACCCAACCTATACTAATCAACAAAAATTGAAAGTATATAAGCCATTATTATCTGAAGTTTTTGATTTAGTAAAATCTAAAAATTCTGATGTAAAATTTAATATAGAGATTAAGTCTATGCCTGAGTATTATGACATTTATACACCAATTCCTGAAGTATACGTTGCATTAGTTTTAGGGGAAATAAAAGCGCATGGTATGTTTGAAAAGGTGAACCTTCAATCATTTGATTTAGAGGTCTTAGAAAAAATCAGAGAACAATCTGTTGATATGGAAGTTGCTTTATTGGTTGATGAGAATGAAACTATTAAAAGTAAGCTCAAAAAACTATCCTATAAACCAGAGATTATTAGCCCTTATTTTAAATTATTAACAGCAGAAAAAGTTGAGTATTACCACTCTGAAGGATTCCAAATTATTCCATGGACGATTAATGAAGTTGAGGATATAAAAAAAATGATGTCATGGCAAGTTGATGGTATTATCACTGACTATCCCGATTTGCTTATTGAACTTCTCTAGAATTACAGTTATCAATAGCTTATTAACAATTTAATGTATTTCCACTAATATTTCTGTATTTCATAGATTTTCTATTATATGTAAGTGAGAAACTACTTATGTTTATTTCGGATTAATTAATTACTGTTGAGCTAAACACCCTCATGTTTAACTTAAGGTAAAATTGTGTGAAAAATTTAATCCGTATTTGTCTCGTTCTAATTCTTGTCTTTTTATTGAGTTTCACTTTACGAGCTCAAGAACATTTTGCTAAACTAGAGCAGAATAAGAATATTCAAGCAGAAGGTTTAATTCATAAATTGAATAAAACTAAAGATACACTCATCCTTCAGAGCGACAAAAAAATCAATTATCTATATTCTATAAATAAAGACTATGGTAGAGATTTTGACTTTTATGTAGATACAACCTCTTATAGATTACCATTAAATAAATTTCCAATCGGAAAACATGTTTTAGTCGCTGTACAATCTCCAAAACGTATTGTATTTGTAGTTAAAATTTTGAAAGAGATTCCAATAGAACAACCCGCAAAAATAATATCAGAAAAAGTTGTTGCCATTGAGCCAACAAAGGTTGTACTCTCTAACAACTAGATTTTAGTCATATATCATATACTGACTTCGCATTTTTTTATAAGTTTTTAAATCTTCTTGCCAGCTTAATTTAATTTCAGCTTCCGTTAAACCAGCTTGTATTTGTTTTTGTAGTTTCTCTGTACCAGCATGAGTTGTAAAGTTTGAGGTATTAAAAACTTTAGATTTATCAGTAGCATTCTTGTAAGCATCCATAATATAGCTTAATGTAAAGCTTCTATCTACTTTTGTTTCAGATAAATCAACTCCATAACAAATTGTATTCTCATGTTTTGGATATTTTGATCCAAAATTAGCTGTAGGAGTATAACTAAATTTATAGTAATTCTCATCTAAAAAAGGTGCGCCATAACGCTGAAATTGAAATTCACTACCTCTACCTGCGTTAATATTAGTACCTTCAAATAAACCTAAACTAGGATATAATGTTATCGATTGATCGTTAGGTAAATTTGGTGAAGGTCGTATAGGTATACTGTAAGTAGATTTGTGTGTGTAATTTTTTATTTCAATAATAGTAATGTCACAAGTTACGCCGTCTGAAAGCCAAGCTTCACCATTAATCATTTTTGCATACTCGCCAATAGTCATTCCATGAACTAAAGGAACAGGATGCATTCCTAAAAAACTTCTATGTTTGGTTTCTAAAACTGGCCCATCAATATAATTACCATTTGGGTTTGGTCGATCTAAAATTAGAAGTGGAATATTATTTTCCGCACAAGCTTCCATCACATAATGTAATGTTGAAATATAAGTGTAAAACCGAACACCTACATCTTGAATATCAAAAATCATGATATCTAAGTCTTTTAACTGTTGTTTCGTTGGTTTTTTGTGTTTGCCATGCAGTGATAAAATAGGTAAGCCAGTTTTGGTGTCTTTACCGTCTTTTACCAATTCACCAGCATCAGCTTTACCTCTAAAACCATGTTCAGGGGAAAATACTTTAACCACATTTACACTCTTATTGCTGTTTAGGTAATCTACTAAATGATAATTTGTTTCTTCAATGATTTCAGGATGATCTACTTTTTGTAGAGAGTGGGTAACAATTGAAGTCTGATTAGCCACAATACCAATACGTCTACCTTGTAATAATGGTAAATAAAGCTCCGTTCTGTTGGTGCCAACAACAATATGTTCGTTGTCCTTAGCTTGTTTTTGAGGCTCATTATTAGATAAATCATTCTTAGTATTAGAGCCACAAGAAATCGCTATAAAGACAAATAATAAAGCTGTATTTTTGAAAACCTTAAAACACATATCTGAGTTTGAATTTTGAGTTGTTTATAGCTAAACGCATTATTGGTAACAAAGCGTATAAAAGTAGTGTTTCAGCACCAATAATTAAAATTGGCATTGCTGCAATTGCTATAGGAATTATTGTGATGCTTATTGCTATAGCTTCAGGAATAGGTTTGCAGCAAAAGATTAGAGATAAAGTTGTAGCCTTTAATGGACATATCGAAATTACCAATTACGATACTAATGCATCGGATGAGTCGCAAGTTCCGATTTCTATTAATCAAGAGTTTTATCCTAATTTTAATAATATTGAAGGTGTAAAACATGTGCAAGGTGTTGCAACAAAATTTGCAGTTATACGAACTGAGACTGACTTTGAGGGCATTATTGTAAAAGGTGTGGGTGCAGATTATAATTGGGATCACTTTAAAGAGTTTTTGGTGGAAGGACGATTACCAGATTATTCTCAAAAACGAAATGAAGAGATTCTAATTTCGAGATACATAGCAAACCGTTTAAGATTCAAATTGGGTGAAAAGTTTCAGACACTTTTTGGTAAAGAGCGTCCAAGAATTAGAAATTTTGAAATTGTAGGTATCTATAATTCAGGTTTTCAAGATTTAGATGAAAAATACTGCATAGCAGATTTAAGACATATTCAATTTCTTAATAAATGGGAAGACAATCAAATAGGCAATTTTGAGGTTTTTATTGAGGATTTTTCGGATTTAGAAGAAAAGACACAACAGGTTTATCAAGAAGTTCCGTCGCTATTAAATGCTATACCTATTACTCAAAAATATTATACCATTTTTGAATGGATAAAAATATTTGATAATAATACATATGGCATTATTGCTATAATGATATTAGTTGCAGGTATTAACATGATTACTGCTTTACTTGTTCTTATTCTTGAACGTACTTCAATGATCGGTATTTTAAAGGCTTTAGGAAGCTCTAATTGGACGATAAGAAAAGTTTTTCTATACAATGCATCATATCTTATAGGTCTTGGTTTACTTTGGGGAAATATTATAGGTTTAGGTTTATTGTTTTTACAAAAATATTTTAAACTTTTCCCACTTAATCCAGATACTTATTATGTGAGTAATGTTCCTGTTTATATCCATTGGGATTATATTTTGTTATTAAATATTGGAACATTTGTAGTATGCCTATTAATGCTTCTTATTCCCTCAGTTATTATTTCTAAAATTTCGCCAGTCAAGGCTATTCGATTTGATTGATATGTTGTCTTTAGCTTTTAGGTTATTTTATTTTAGTCAATCTTGTCTTTATTAAACACCAAAGACGACTTAGAAACATAACTTACTTTTAACTTTCTATTCTTTACAATTCACGTAAATTTGCACCTCATAAAATAACTATGGATTACGCAGAAAATATATTAGGTACAATAGGAAATACGCCTTTGGTTAAACTAAACAAGTTGGTAGAGGATTTACCTTGCTTAGTACTTGCTAAATACGAAACTTTCAATCCAGGAAATTCAGTAAAAGATAGAATGGCATTACAGATGATTGAAGATGCAGAGGCTGATGGGAGGTTAAAACCTGGTGGCACTATAATAGAGGGAACTTCTGGAAATACAGGAATGGGTTTAGCATTGGCAGCTATCGTAAAAGGTTACAAATGTATTTTTGTAATTAGCGATAAACAGTCTAAAGAAAAAATGGATATATTAAGGGCAGTAGGAGCTGAAGTTGTGGTTTGTCCAACTGATGTTGAGCCAACAGACCCTCGTAGTTATTATTCAGTGTCTAAGCGTTTAGGTGAAGAGACTCTAAATTCTTGGTATGTAAATCAATATGATAATCCGAGTAATGCTAAAGCACATTATCAAAGTACTGGACCAGAAATTTGGAATCAAACGGACGGAAAAGTAACTCATTTTGTAGTTGGAGTAGGAACAGGTGGAACAGTTTCTGGAGTGGGCAAGTATCTAAAAGAACAAAATCCTAATGTTAAAGTTTGGGGAATTGACACTTATGGATCTGTTTTTAAAAAATACCACGAGACTGGTGTCTTTGATGAAAATGAAATCTATCCATATGTTACTGAGGGAATAGGTGAAGACATTCTACCAGAAAATGTGGATTTTAGTCTCATTGATGGTTTTACAAAGGTTACAGATAAAGATGCGGCAGTTTATACTCAAAAGCTTGCTAAAGACGAAGGTATGTTTTTAGGAAACTCCGCTGGTGCTGCTATAAAAGGTGTATTACAATTAAAAGAACATTTTAAACCAGAAGATGTGGTTGTCGTATTATTCCACGATCATGGTAGTCGTTATGTTGGTAAGATGTTTAATGATGATTGGATGCGTGATATGGGGTATATTGAATAATGTATCCCTTTTTAGAAAAGTGAATAATAAAAAAATCCTGAAGTATGCTTCAGGATTTTTTTATTTCTACCATTGCATTTTATTTATTCAATATAATTACTCGTCTTAATCCAAATTTCCTTAATCACATCTCCATTTTCATTCGTTCCACCAAGAGTAAGTGTTATAGTCCTAAGATCAAATTCATAAGAAAAAGTTGTACCATTTGAGGTCTCAAAATACATCACATTACCTTGTTCAGTAATATTAAATGTTCCTGAAGATGCCTCTGAAGATTCTAATGTAAATAGGCCTTTAAAATCTCTAATATCATCATCATCTCTAAAAATAAATTTCTCATTATCTGTTGACTCGGGAGTAGTGTCATTTAAAATTCTACTTTGTAGTTCCCATTGTCCTATAAAACTCTCTAAAGCAGAATAATTTCGGTCTTCATCTCTACTGCAACTATATAAAGTTGCAAGGACTGCTAAGGTTAAAAGTAATCGTTTCATAACTTAAATTTTTATTTTAAAAATAGTTAAAAAGCTATAGAATCTGAAAGTTATTACTATCATTATTAACTTTTTTGCATTCAATATCAAATGAATAAGTTTTGTAATTTCAACATTTTGGTATATATTCGCTGAAATACATATTTATTCGATAAAGTGTATTTCTCCAAAATTTAACCTACATTATTATGAGAGTAGAGCAATTATCTCTTAAGAAATCTGCATGGTACGAAGCTATTTCAGAAATAACTATTTCTCCTGATATTTTCATGCTTTTTGTTTCTCCTTCATTTGATATGAAAGAGGAGTTGGTAAAAGAATTACAAATACTTTATCCTAATATAACAATAGTTGGCTGTTCTACGGCAGGTGAGATTTCAGGAATAACAGTATCAGACGCATCTGTATCACTTACAGCAATTCAGTTAGAAAAAGTAAAACACAAATTGATAAGAGTAGACATAGAATCTATGGACGAAAGTTTTGATGCAGGTATTTCTATGGCTCAAAAATTAGATGATGAATTACTAAAGCATGTCTTAGTTTTTAGTGATGGACTTAATGTTAACGGTGCGGATTTAGTTTCTGGTTTAAGGAGTATACTTCCAAATACTGGTATCACTGGTGGATTAGCTGCAGATGGTGCGGATTTTAATAAAACTTTTGTAATTGCGAATAATGATATTGATGACCGCATGGTTGTAGGTTTAGGATTTTACGGTGATCAATTAGAAGTTGGTTATAGCTCTAGAGGAGGTTGGGATAGTTTTGGTATCGATAGATTAGTTACTAAGTCCGAAAAAAACAAATTATACGAGTTAGACGGTTTACCTGCGCTAGAATTGTATAAATCTTTTTTAGGTGATAATGCTAAAAACCTT
Coding sequences within:
- a CDS encoding amidohydrolase, producing the protein MKKLTLLLFLITIVSCQKDKEQTDLIVTNANIYTVDSDFNTAEAFAVNNGKIIAVGSQNEIEGKYKSVNTINAEGKTIVPGLIDAHCHFLGLGFNQQAVDLVGTKSFEEVVQRVTDFQNLKNRDFIQGRGWDQNDWEDKKFPTKTLLDKLYPDIPIALTRIDGHAILCNQAALDLGNVTADSKVDGGEVVIENGELTGVLVDNAELLVMNYWPKPTKKDNIEALLAAQKICFDLGLTTVDDAGLSRASIELIDSLQRSGDLKMRIYAMISASEDHLDYYLKRDVLKTERLNVSSFKFYADGALGSRGAMLREPYSDKPGHLGLLVTDIETFNIAAERISNSKYQMNTHAIGDSANHAVLQTYNKVLEGKKDRRWRVEHAQVVSQEDFELYKNVFPSIQPTHATSDMYWAEDRVGEERIKGAYAYKKLLNAYGKVALGTDFPVERVSPFLTFYAAVSRQDLKQYPEGGFQMKDALSREETLKGMTIWAAYSNFEENEKGSIEVGKLADFIILDKDIMKVDVNEIPNINVLKTIVGGEEQ
- a CDS encoding PLP-dependent cysteine synthase family protein, translating into MDYAENILGTIGNTPLVKLNKLVEDLPCLVLAKYETFNPGNSVKDRMALQMIEDAEADGRLKPGGTIIEGTSGNTGMGLALAAIVKGYKCIFVISDKQSKEKMDILRAVGAEVVVCPTDVEPTDPRSYYSVSKRLGEETLNSWYVNQYDNPSNAKAHYQSTGPEIWNQTDGKVTHFVVGVGTGGTVSGVGKYLKEQNPNVKVWGIDTYGSVFKKYHETGVFDENEIYPYVTEGIGEDILPENVDFSLIDGFTKVTDKDAAVYTQKLAKDEGMFLGNSAGAAIKGVLQLKEHFKPEDVVVVLFHDHGSRYVGKMFNDDWMRDMGYIE
- a CDS encoding ABC transporter permease yields the protein MNFELFIAKRIIGNKAYKSSVSAPIIKIGIAAIAIGIIVMLIAIASGIGLQQKIRDKVVAFNGHIEITNYDTNASDESQVPISINQEFYPNFNNIEGVKHVQGVATKFAVIRTETDFEGIIVKGVGADYNWDHFKEFLVEGRLPDYSQKRNEEILISRYIANRLRFKLGEKFQTLFGKERPRIRNFEIVGIYNSGFQDLDEKYCIADLRHIQFLNKWEDNQIGNFEVFIEDFSDLEEKTQQVYQEVPSLLNAIPITQKYYTIFEWIKIFDNNTYGIIAIMILVAGINMITALLVLILERTSMIGILKALGSSNWTIRKVFLYNASYLIGLGLLWGNIIGLGLLFLQKYFKLFPLNPDTYYVSNVPVYIHWDYILLLNIGTFVVCLLMLLIPSVIISKISPVKAIRFD
- a CDS encoding exo-beta-N-acetylmuramidase NamZ domain-containing protein, with translation MCFKVFKNTALLFVFIAISCGSNTKNDLSNNEPQKQAKDNEHIVVGTNRTELYLPLLQGRRIGIVANQTSIVTHSLQKVDHPEIIEETNYHLVDYLNSNKSVNVVKVFSPEHGFRGKADAGELVKDGKDTKTGLPILSLHGKHKKPTKQQLKDLDIMIFDIQDVGVRFYTYISTLHYVMEACAENNIPLLILDRPNPNGNYIDGPVLETKHRSFLGMHPVPLVHGMTIGEYAKMINGEAWLSDGVTCDITIIEIKNYTHKSTYSIPIRPSPNLPNDQSITLYPSLGLFEGTNINAGRGSEFQFQRYGAPFLDENYYKFSYTPTANFGSKYPKHENTICYGVDLSETKVDRSFTLSYIMDAYKNATDKSKVFNTSNFTTHAGTEKLQKQIQAGLTEAEIKLSWQEDLKTYKKMRSQYMIYD
- a CDS encoding class I SAM-dependent methyltransferase, producing the protein MKDIFGKALLDYQSGNYSEDIITWTNISDKDELPLNYLFRAYSEMSKLEQKALQLCKGKVLDIGCGTGSHSLWLQNKDFKVKSIDSSKGAIEVAKKRGVINVELSPLLNETETFDTILLLMNGTGIFQELTQTSKYLKHLKSLLNPNGQILLDSSDISYMYDEYFSERYFGELDYYISYKGEREVPMKWLYLDFETLKTACEVVGLKCEKVIDGEHFDYLAKLTYL
- a CDS encoding sterol desaturase family protein — translated: METIINYFETIPPHHRGIIIVSGITFFWLLEGAIPLFKFDYKKWKHALPNLFFTLTTIIVNLGLAWMFLIAADWTQANDFGIINWLLEMPLWLYVLIGVLLLDFFGAYLAHFVEHKVKLLWMVHLVHHTDHKVDTTTANRHHPIESVIRFSFTLLGILVVGTPIALVMLYQAMSLVFTQFTHANLKMSKGLDKALSYFIVSPDMHKTHHHYRLPYTDSNYGNIFSIWDRIFGTYMYLDREKLIYGVDVFPDEQKNSSIKELLKQPFQKYEKPTISADVED
- a CDS encoding FIST signal transduction protein: MRVEQLSLKKSAWYEAISEITISPDIFMLFVSPSFDMKEELVKELQILYPNITIVGCSTAGEISGITVSDASVSLTAIQLEKVKHKLIRVDIESMDESFDAGISMAQKLDDELLKHVLVFSDGLNVNGADLVSGLRSILPNTGITGGLAADGADFNKTFVIANNDIDDRMVVGLGFYGDQLEVGYSSRGGWDSFGIDRLVTKSEKNKLYELDGLPALELYKSFLGDNAKNLPSSGLLFPLNMRVNEYDTPVVRTILSIDEKEQSLTFAGNIPEGSYVRLMKANVDRLIGGAEDSAKNAFKSTENNTELAILISCVGRRLVLKQLVEEEVEVVQEIIGDKPMITGFYSYGEISPFEPFSPCELHNQTMTITTLSEC
- a CDS encoding YkgJ family cysteine cluster protein, which produces MQNQIDNLPKLAKDKHKENKAFFTKLKKKQPKQLDYLMQELHEEEFDRTDCLECANCCKTTGPLFTDKDIQRIAKSFKIKEQQFIETYLRLDEENDYVLQSVPCTFLGADNYCSIYDVRPKACREFPHTDRKKFQQISNLTLNNVTICPAAYNIVEEMKKRIQL
- a CDS encoding glycerophosphodiester phosphodiesterase, whose translation is MSCNTEKQIDIQGHRGCRGLLPENSLPAFEKAIDLGVTTLELDIAITKNNNVVVSHEPYMNSTICYNPLGEEIPEAMDSKYNLYEMTHEEIKTFDCGSKFHPTYTNQQKLKVYKPLLSEVFDLVKSKNSDVKFNIEIKSMPEYYDIYTPIPEVYVALVLGEIKAHGMFEKVNLQSFDLEVLEKIREQSVDMEVALLVDENETIKSKLKKLSYKPEIISPYFKLLTAEKVEYYHSEGFQIIPWTINEVEDIKKMMSWQVDGIITDYPDLLIELL